The DNA segment ACATTTATGATGAAGGCACTTATCAAAACTTTACTCCACGGGCAATAACAGAGCGTTATGAAAAGGGCTACCTTGTTGCGGTAAGCTATGACTGTGGCTGGTGCCAGACAGGTCCGAGGTCTTATCTTTTAGCAACCAATGAAAATGGTAAAGTTGTTTCGTATAAAAACTATAGACCGGCACACCGGTATTACTGGAGCGATTACCCGATGAAACTGATCAGGAAAGATGAACAGTATTACATGTTGGGTGAATTGGAAACATTCGATTATGAATCCACTAAATATTATTATTACCTGGCACCGATTGACAGGGATGGTAATCCGGGTAATGTCGGTGTGGTAAACACTAACATATTTGCCGTACAACAGTATCTAGCACCCATACAGCTAGATTTTGGGACGATTGTACGAACAGCCTATACAAAAAAAAGCATGACATCTTTGTCAACGTATGGAGATTATACAAATGGTTATGGATTGCTGGTTGGTAAATACAATGCTTCCGGTAGAATTTGTCCTGCTTTTGATGCTCCGGTATATGATTACGATACTTCTACCATAACAATGAATGTTGGCGCCCCGGTGCAGGGTATGAGAAGATTTGTTGATGCTGTTGTTTTTACTGACAGGTATGTAACGGTAACGGATGTTGAATATAGCAAAACAAATTGCAGTTTAAAAATGCCTGATGAGGTTTCTGCAGTAACCAGCACAAATTTAAAAAAGCAGGAAGCTTTGGCCTCGCTGTATCCAAACCCTGCCAAAAGTTTTATTATGTTGTCTTATAATGCTGAAAAATCAGGTACGCTAAATTTATCGCTCACAGCAACCAACGGGAAAGAACTTCAAAAGCAGAAGATCACCGTACAAAAAGGTATGAATCTGCAAACAATTAATGTGTCGGCTTTAAGTAATGGTATTTATTTTATAAGAATTATACAAAATGGCCGGCAAAGAGTATTGAAGTTTATTAAAGAATAAAAGTATAACGGCGCTGCTTATTAATTGTGAAACGATATTACTAAAATTGACCAAACGATGCTTTTAAAAACAATTAGTTCATATACTTTGCTTCTTACACTGATTTGTGTAAGTACTTACTCAACGGCTCAAACATTTTCATTGGGTGTAAAAAGTATTCAGTATTCCTATGCATTTGAAAAAGCAAAAAATGAAGATTATTTTTTCGGTACTGTAATGTTTTCAAGTGTAGTAAGTAACTACTACTATCTTACCAGAATCGATACTGTAGGAAAGGTAAAATGGGAAAAGTATTTTCCTGCAAACCATCCTGTTCCCTATATCTGCTTGTCTGCTACATCAGACAATGGACTGATTTTGTTTGCAAAGGACTACGACACAATGAAAAATAATTATTCTTTGCTTGTAAAGTTGAATGAAAATGGCAATGTACAATGGGCAAAAAGATTTCTTGTAAGCAACAATTTATTGACGACTCCTGTGAGTGTAATCGAAAATGAAAGCCGCGAGTATGTATTATTGTACGATGTTGTTGAAAACAATATTTATAAACATAAACGCCCGCAAATAAGCGTATTTAGCAGTACGGGTGTACTCATCTCTCAAAGAGGTACTTCTCCATCGGTTTTCGGAGGAAATGATTATTACTCAAACAGTTTGTATATAAACAGCAACGGAGATTATATAATTGGTGCCGAAGTGGTGTTGGTAGATTTCGAGAATAATTCAGCGTCTGAAGTACTCAAGATCTTCAAAGATCATAAAAAGCCAATACTGACAGATATAATTTTTGGTGATTCTTATGATTCGGACTGGCCAAACAAAGTGATTGAAAAGAACAACAGGTTATTCATCATAGGCGGTTATGGGGTTTACTCGGATTACCCCCATAAATTTTTATTTACCTACACAAATTTTAGTGAGGCGGAATTGGAATGCAAAGTGACCTTGATGGAGCAAGATGTGTTTCTTAATCAACAATTGGTTAATGCAGGTAAAATACCACATAAGAGAGAACTTTTTCCAAGCATAGACAAGAATGGAAATATGTATGGGTTGTGGTATAACGATGATCATGTAACAATAAACAAATGGACCGCTGAAAGTAAAATTTGCCCGGATTATACTGCACCGCTACTTAATACCAGAAGTAAAGTAAGCACAGCACGCATCAGCAGAATGGAAATAAAGGAGAACGTAGACAGTATTTCATTGTTAGAAAATTATAACCTTTTACCAGGAGATACAGCATTAATATTTACAGAGTGTAATGATATCACTTTATCGGGGCTACAAAAACCTGTTAAGGCTGGAAATAGTGCTGTCGGACTTTTTCCCAATCCGGCACAAGACTTTACATTGATCAATTTTCAGTTATCGGCAAAATCAACTGTTACTATTAAAGTTCTATCTATAGATGGGATGATACTTCAGTCTATGAAAGAAAATTTATGGTCTGGAAAATACCAACGCAGATTGGATATTGCGACCCTTGCTAGTGGGTGTTATATAATTCAATTAATGATCGGAAACCACACAGAAACTTATAAGGTAGTTAAAGATTAATGGATTTTTCCTTGTTCAACGACTATCGCATATCATCACATCCACAGGTGAGTGGGAGATTGTTTTATGTTCGGGCTTTACGGTACTTGCTGTTGTGCTGACAGTATCCGTGTATTTTGCCCTGTGCCTGTCTAGTAATAAATGCCATGCTTTTCCACGATTAATTTTCGGGGTTTTTCAAAAAGTCATCCGTTTATGGGAAACCGTACTACCACGCCTGTCGATGCAACTATTTTTGTGTACACATTTGCTGTAAAAGAAGGTAATTATACACCATCTCTTTTGTTGTTCGGCTGCACGGATGAAGTACCAATAACAAATATCAGTTTACGGGCTTTGGTATTACATGGCATCACCTGTTGTGTCACTCACTTGTACGTCCGGTTGTTGGAGGAACTGTGGGCTGCGGGTCAAAACCACATAGCAATCTATCCCATCTGTAGAGTGAAAAGATTTGAATTAAAATGTCACAGGAAAACGTCGCAGCAATCCCTGATAAATCAAGCGGCATTATCGGGCAAGTCGAAAGCCCTGATCATCCTGCAACATATCATCCGAATTATTCGGCTGGCGGATTGGATTGCTGGCCCAAAGATTTCATACCGGATAAACAATTGCGCAAAGCATATTTGAATGCATAAAGTTTCAAAAAAAATAATATTTTTATGGTATTCAATCCTTGCTGCAAACCCTGTGAGTGAGTTGGCGGCGCATTATCGTCTATGAGTATTTCCCATTCTTTGATCAGCTACGAAGGAGAAAAGCGCATTCTGGTAAGCTTTCCACCTAACCGGCATTTAAACGGGCGCATGAATATGGTACCAGGAGCCCGTTGGAGCCATACACTCAAAGGCTGGCATATACCCGATACTACAGACAACAGGAAAAAGTGCAAACTGGCCGCTACAGATATAACCACTACAGAAACATCGGTTTCAACACAGCAAACTGTTTTACCGGTTCAAAACAGTAGTAATAACCAGGAGGAAATGCAAAAATTTTTGCAGTGCCTTACTCTAAAAGCCTATAGTAAATCTACCATAAAAACTTATCGCAATGAATTTGCACAACTACTGCATCTGTTAAAAGATAAGCCGGTACAGGATTTAGCACCACATCACCTGCAAAAGTATTTCCTCTACTGCCTGAAACAGGGCATGAAAGAAAATACATTACATAGCCGGATGAATGCTTTGAAGTTCTACTATGAGCAGGTGTTGCACAGGCACACCATGTTTTTTGACATACCAAGACCAAAGAAACCATTGCAACTGCCCAAAGTATTAAATGAAGATGAACTGGCAGGTATGTTCAGGGCATTACCAAATCTTAAACACAAAGCATTGTTGTTTACAGTTTACAGCGCCGGGTTAAGGGTTAGTGAGTTAGTCAATCTCAAACTCCGTCATATAGATAGTGGCAGGATGCAGATACTCATTGAAAATGCCAAAGGTAAAAAAGACAGGTATGTGCCCCTGAGCCCCGTGTTACTGGATATACTTAGAAGCTATATAAAGCAGTATAAAACAAAGCCAAAAATGTATCTTTTCGAATCAGAGCAAACGGGTGAGCCATACCCGACGCGAACGGTACAGAAGATATTCCAGATGGCAAAGCATAAAGCGGGTATCAGCAAACACGCAGGCATACATGTATTGAGGCATAGTTTTGCAACCCATTTGCTTGAAAAAGGGATTGATATTAAATACATCAAGGATTTGTTAGGTCATTTTAATATTAAAACCACTGAGCGATATTTACATGTACGTAAAGACAAGCTGATAAATATTGTAAGCCCCTTAGATGATCTCTGGCAGAAAGGTAAGATAGCATGGTAAATTGTATTTGCGCCACTACAATTGAAAAAGGCGAACAGTAACATATTGATTGCCAATAGCTCTTTTTTTAAGTTATTTGTTGGAGTGGCGTATATTTAAGTGTTGTGTGTAACCATTCAGCGACACTACTCTACTTCAACAGACAAAGAACATGAGCGACCATAGTATTTCAATTGTACCAAGACAATCAAGTTATCCAGGCAAAGAAATTAAAGCAAAAGAAATTTTAGAATGGCTTGTTTCTCTTGACATAGTTAAGTCGACACTTTCAGATTGTGTTCTTAGCTCAAATAACGGTTATGCCATTTCAAACGGAGCAAAACTTGTTTCAGCAGAGCCAGAACTTTTACCCTTTGACTTAGGCGCAAACGGACTCGAAATAATAACGGAGCGACAGGTTTTTCATACAGGAGAAAATGGCATTGAAGAACTATTCTGCCCAAATTGCAAACAGGACATAGCAAGTGAAGATTGGGACTTTTTAAGTGAGTGGGGTGACAATAAAAGTAACAATTTGACTTGCCCTTTATGTAATGTTGCGACAGACATCCATCAAGTTAAGTTTATACCAGAATGGGGATTTAGCGACTTAGGATTTACGTTTTGGAATTGGTCAAGTCTGAAAGACAATTTCATAAACGATTTTAAACAAAAGTTGGGGTGTGACATCAATTTAGTTTATACATGGATTTGACAGACAACTGCAGACCGATTTTGGCTACACACAACAGGCGGTTTGGCAATATGGCTGGGCGACGAATACATTCTCAACTTTTTGTTCGCTATTGGGCTTCAGTTCCAGCCGACGAATAACACCAAGCAATTGAATAAGCAATGAACTTTTATTTATAAATTTAGCAGCGGTTACGGGCTGACGATTTTCAAATGCCGCCACATCGCCAAGCCGTAGCCGTTGGCTGCAACTTTTTGACACACCTCAAACTTTGACGAAATAATAATCACTTAACCATATTTCAAATTGACAAAGACTAATTTTTTTCTTGCATTGCTTTGTTTGACAGTTTCTTTATCGTCTTGCAAAGCCCAGACAAAAGACAAAATAAATTTAGTGAAAATAATTTTTCATTCAAGCCGTTGTAATGGAGATTGCCCAAAGCTTGACTTAGAAATTGACAGTAGCAAAAATTTATTTGTGAGTAGACAATATTTTAAACATAAAGATGAAATCAAAACACCTTACAGTGGACAGTTTCAAGGCACTTTAATTGAAACTGACTACAACAAACTAATTGGACTTTTGCAAAATTGTAATTTAGACACTTTAAAATTTCCAGACATTACCTGTTGTGATGCAGTTATAACAACGATTATAGTTTACTACAATGGACAAAGGAAATATTTAAAATCAATGACACCACCAAATGAAGCAAATGATTTGATTGAATTTTTGACATTACTTGGTGACAATAAAAAGTTACAAAGAACAAATGAAACAAAAAATATAGAATACTAAAGCAGCAGCCAACATTAGGTTTGGCATTATTGGGGCTTGACGAATATAGCCTCATCATTTGTTCTTTATTGTGCTTCAGTTCGGGCAGGACGTTATAAATTTGCCTGTGAATAAAACATCAGCAATATTGCAATCATTGGGCTTCAGTTATGGGCAGACGGAATACTAATTCCCCAACAAACGCCAAGCCTTTTTCGTTAGGTGCAACCAAATGCGACATTCACTAATTATATTCTTTTGCGGACTTCTGATAGTCTCTAACAGTACAAAGTCATTTGCTCAAGTTGACACGGTAAAATATTTGACAGACAAGCACTGGCATCTGGTTAAAGACGCTCATCAAACATTTTTGCGGGCGACAATAACCTTCTGCTCTACAAGCCAAGTAAAATCAAAATATCCTAAGGTGACAAAGGAACTAATCGACAATTCCTACACTTTTTTAAATATTCTAGACAGTACTCAAACCATAGACAGCAGTATCGCTATCAAAATAGATTCGTTAAATTATAATCTTCTAAAATCATTAGTTACTTTTTTTGACAAGCTTCAAATGGACAAGGCTCTTTTTAATCAGTCGAAAATAAGAACTCAAGGAAAGAAGGTTGAATATGAAATTGGAAACATTGGACGACAAATTCATGAGTTTAATTACTGGATTTATGAGCAAAACCATATAAACATCAAATTCAAGGACATTAGTTTATAAATGGCTGCACCTAACATTGCATTTGTGTTATGTCGGCGGACAGATAACGCCGCTTCAACTGTGTGCTACTATCAACTTCAGTCCCAGCCCGACGTTATAAACTGAGCAATTGAATAAACAATGAACTTTTGTATTTTACATCAGCATTTGTACCAACCTGACGGATTTCAAATTCCGCCACAAACACAAATGCTTTAACGTTGGCAGTAAGTTTAGAACGACTCCGGTCGACAAGTATGTTAAAGCGATTTTTGAATACCTTTAAATCAAATACACCTATTCAGACAATGTATCCTGAACTTGAAAAAGTCGGTGGACTTCAAAGTGCAATAGATCTTGAGTTTGAAAAACTTAATTCTATTTTGAGGGTTGCAAATGGCACCGAATTAGAAAACATCCCATTGACTTACGCAAGAATTGAAAACGGACAAAAATTTTCACAAGTATATATCGGAGCAGAAGAAAAACTATATCTGCCTGACTTTTGGAGAGACGGTGTTTGCCTTGCACACGGACAAACAAAAAGTATTACAGAGCTTGTACAAATGTTAGACTTTTGGCTTTGCAATGATATTACTACAAAAGAACTAAATAATAAATTCAGCTTTGTAACTCCAAACAATGAGGCAAACGCATTTGACGAGAACAAAGAAGTTGAATATACCTGGAACTACATTTTGCAAGACAATTCAAGAGCTGAAATACACGACTTTATTAAACTTGCAATTAAAGATGAAGTATTAAGTAAATTGTTTCCTTTCACAAGTTTGTACACCTTGTGTTTTAGCAGATGTACAGGTTACCCTTATGATTCGGATGATTTACCAAATGTGACACCGAAACAATTTGAAAATTTTGCACCAACTAAAAATCAAAGTTCTTTTACTCAACAAGACACAGAAAAATTGGAAAGACAATTCGTCGTAACAAAAAATAAGGATGAATATTTAGGTATTGGAAATGCAGAAACAGCACTTAAAATTGTCAAGGAAAATTTACCCGACAATGTTGAACCAGCAAGAAAAGGAACAGCAGTCCACTAAGAAAACCTACTGCCAACAAATGTATTGCCTCAAATGGGGCTTGACGGAAGAACAATGAGCTGCAAATCGCTACCGTACTCTATCCCGGCTTGACGGAATACTGTTCGGCAGTAAGTTGCTAACTTGTACTTTTTACTCATTATTCGGCTGCAGTTGTGGGCAGACACAGCATCAAATATCCCATCTGCGGCAATACTGGTTCGCTATGTGCCATACAGCCCGACAGTTTCATCAGCGTTGGAGCGACAGTAAAAGTGTTCCTTATCATTTATGGTTGACTAAACCCAACGCCCACATCGGCCTGACGTTCTTTGTTCAGCTTTTGAATAAATTTTATTCTTTAGTTTTTCCAAGTTGGCTTTTGTATCGGGTGGACTTTTGTTCAGGTCATAAGCAAGCGGACATAGTACACGGTTTAACAATCACTGCAACTTTGACAAAAAAATTTTGAGAAGCACGATTCATAACGACAAACAGCAGTTCATTTTTTTCAACAGAATTTTTTGGTTCGACGTCAATCACTTTGCTTTGACAAAGTTTTTAAACACAAACAGAAAATGCAAAGCTGTTTTCGTTTTTAGTTGCAGTATTTGGGGCGACATAGCACTTTCGGTTTTGAAACAGCTTTAGAACCAAAATGAATTTTAATTTGCTTTTGTTTATTGCAGTATTTTTCGGTGGACACAAAAGATTTATCAATTTTTAAAAAGCATTATTGGCTTGCGCAGTGACAGTTGGTAAAACAAAAAGTTGTTTACAAAATTCAAACACCCAATTCCCGACACGAAGAAGTACGGCACATAACAAGCGGTTTGGCAACATGGCGGGGCGACGAATATATTCTCAACTTTTTGTTCGCTAATCGGCTTCAGTCCCAGCCGTCGAATAACGCCAAGCAATAGAATAAGCAATGAACTTTTATTTATAAATTTAGCAGCGGTTACGGGCTGACGATTTTCAAATACCGCCACATCGCCAAGCCGTGTCCGTTGGCTGCTACCTTCAGGCATAATCTATCAATAATGGGAATTTTTTTAAAGGCAATTCATGACCAAAATACTCGACTAAGTAGCAAATACTCCGATAGAATTTTAAAATTGTTTATTGGTATTTCGTCAGCTTATATATATGAGAAAAGAGAAGCTAGAAAACCAAATACTAATACAATCAAATATAATTTAGTAAAGCTTGGACATGAGCTTGGATTCCGGGTTTATGCAAATGGACTTACATCAGAACAAAGTCGTGAACAATTTGAAAAGTATGGCTTTGTCAACAGAGAATTTCTTTATGATGTACACTGGTATGTCGATAAAAAGGGAGAGTTCTATACGCCTGAAGATGTGCCATTAGTTGTTGAATCAGAATTGGGCGATAGAAGAAAAAATGACACTAGTAAATTGAGAAGTCCTGCGATAAAGTTTGATTTTCAGAAATTGCT comes from the Panacibacter microcysteis genome and includes:
- a CDS encoding T9SS type A sorting domain-containing protein, with product MLLKTISSYTLLLTLICVSTYSTAQTFSLGVKSIQYSYAFEKAKNEDYFFGTVMFSSVVSNYYYLTRIDTVGKVKWEKYFPANHPVPYICLSATSDNGLILFAKDYDTMKNNYSLLVKLNENGNVQWAKRFLVSNNLLTTPVSVIENESREYVLLYDVVENNIYKHKRPQISVFSSTGVLISQRGTSPSVFGGNDYYSNSLYINSNGDYIIGAEVVLVDFENNSASEVLKIFKDHKKPILTDIIFGDSYDSDWPNKVIEKNNRLFIIGGYGVYSDYPHKFLFTYTNFSEAELECKVTLMEQDVFLNQQLVNAGKIPHKRELFPSIDKNGNMYGLWYNDDHVTINKWTAESKICPDYTAPLLNTRSKVSTARISRMEIKENVDSISLLENYNLLPGDTALIFTECNDITLSGLQKPVKAGNSAVGLFPNPAQDFTLINFQLSAKSTVTIKVLSIDGMILQSMKENLWSGKYQRRLDIATLASGCYIIQLMIGNHTETYKVVKD
- a CDS encoding DUF6193 family natural product biosynthesis protein; translated protein: MYPELEKVGGLQSAIDLEFEKLNSILRVANGTELENIPLTYARIENGQKFSQVYIGAEEKLYLPDFWRDGVCLAHGQTKSITELVQMLDFWLCNDITTKELNNKFSFVTPNNEANAFDENKEVEYTWNYILQDNSRAEIHDFIKLAIKDEVLSKLFPFTSLYTLCFSRCTGYPYDSDDLPNVTPKQFENFAPTKNQSSFTQQDTEKLERQFVVTKNKDEYLGIGNAETALKIVKENLPDNVEPARKGTAVH
- a CDS encoding DUF6438 domain-containing protein, producing MKIIFHSSRCNGDCPKLDLEIDSSKNLFVSRQYFKHKDEIKTPYSGQFQGTLIETDYNKLIGLLQNCNLDTLKFPDITCCDAVITTIIVYYNGQRKYLKSMTPPNEANDLIEFLTLLGDNKKLQRTNETKNIEY
- a CDS encoding tyrosine-type recombinase/integrase → MSISHSLISYEGEKRILVSFPPNRHLNGRMNMVPGARWSHTLKGWHIPDTTDNRKKCKLAATDITTTETSVSTQQTVLPVQNSSNNQEEMQKFLQCLTLKAYSKSTIKTYRNEFAQLLHLLKDKPVQDLAPHHLQKYFLYCLKQGMKENTLHSRMNALKFYYEQVLHRHTMFFDIPRPKKPLQLPKVLNEDELAGMFRALPNLKHKALLFTVYSAGLRVSELVNLKLRHIDSGRMQILIENAKGKKDRYVPLSPVLLDILRSYIKQYKTKPKMYLFESEQTGEPYPTRTVQKIFQMAKHKAGISKHAGIHVLRHSFATHLLEKGIDIKYIKDLLGHFNIKTTERYLHVRKDKLINIVSPLDDLWQKGKIAW
- a CDS encoding non-classical export protein 1 gives rise to the protein MGIFLKAIHDQNTRLSSKYSDRILKLFIGISSAYIYEKREARKPNTNTIKYNLVKLGHELGFRVYANGLTSEQSREQFEKYGFVNREFLYDVHWYVDKKGEFYTPEDVPLVVESELGDRRKNDTSKLRSPAIKFDFQKLLFANADLRLMIFKTKNLQHLNEINLYFEKAIESFRLLEKGSAFLFICFVHDTKELYYSEKNKQ
- a CDS encoding T9SS type A sorting domain-containing protein; amino-acid sequence: MKTTTTLTSLHYATSFVTNIGTSVNAVKLYFARVLPTLYKAPFLLMVPVLLCIYTNIFAQQTFVKRIFTGYKTGDANITTATNGDQFVTQNIFNDSNTRSDFYCLRLDNKGKKIWEKSYNPLNSTTQQYNKVIPTRDNGLLLFAKTYDNMLKQHAATVMKCDSLGNVAWSKKILGSPGNNYFDGILAMEDQEGNYVLVYVTFSLSATEKMQLIKLNKNGEIILQQGWDHIYDEGTYQNFTPRAITERYEKGYLVAVSYDCGWCQTGPRSYLLATNENGKVVSYKNYRPAHRYYWSDYPMKLIRKDEQYYMLGELETFDYESTKYYYYLAPIDRDGNPGNVGVVNTNIFAVQQYLAPIQLDFGTIVRTAYTKKSMTSLSTYGDYTNGYGLLVGKYNASGRICPAFDAPVYDYDTSTITMNVGAPVQGMRRFVDAVVFTDRYVTVTDVEYSKTNCSLKMPDEVSAVTSTNLKKQEALASLYPNPAKSFIMLSYNAEKSGTLNLSLTATNGKELQKQKITVQKGMNLQTINVSALSNGIYFIRIIQNGRQRVLKFIKE